One genomic segment of Streptomyces sp. RerS4 includes these proteins:
- the mfd gene encoding transcription-repair coupling factor: MSLHGLLDAVTRDPALAEAVTAAGDGNRMHVDLVGPPAARPFAIAALAARTGRTVLAVTATGREAEDLAAALRSLLPPDEVVDYPSWETLPHERLSPRSDTVGRRIAVLRRLAHPSADDPAAGPVSVVVAPIRSVLQPQVKGLGDLVPVSLRQRQSVDLGEVTEALAAAAYARVELVEKRGEFAVRGGILDVFPPTEEHPLRVEFWGDEVEEIRYFKVADQRSLEIAEHGLWAPPCRELLLTDEVRRRAAALAEAHPELGELLHKIAEGIAVEGMESLAPVLVDDMELLIDVLPAGAMAVVCDPERVRTRAADLVATSQEFLMASWAATAGGGEAPIDVGAASLRGIADVREHARELGMMWWSVSPFAADEVVGGDTLKLGMHAPEAYRGDTARALADTKGWIADGWHTVYLTEGHGPAARTVEVLGGEGIAARLEADLHTLEPSIVHVACGSLDNGFVDPALRLAVLTETDLTGQRTATKDLGRMPTRRRKSIDPLTLEVGDYIVHEQHGVGRYIEMVQRTVQGATREYLLVEYAPAKRGQPGDRLYIPTDQLEQVTKYVGGEAPTLHRLGGADWTKTKARAKKAVKEIAADLIKLYSARMAAPGHTFGPDTPWQRELEDAFPYAETPDQLTTIAEVKEDMEKSVPMDRLICGDVGYGKTEIAVRAAFKAVQDGKQVAVLVPTTLLVQQHFGTFSERYSQFPVNVKALSRFQSDTESKATLEGLKEGSVDVVIGTHRLFSQETKFKDLGLVIVDEEQRFGVEHKEQLKKLRANVDVLTMSATPIPRTLEMAVTGIREMSTITTPPEERHPVLTFVGPYEEKQIGAAIRRELLREGQCFYIHNRVESIDRAAAKLREIVPEARIATAHGQMSEQALEQVVVDFWEKKFDVLVSTTIVESGIDISNANTLIVERGDNFGLSQLHQLRGRVGRGRERGYAYFLYPPEKPLTETAHERLATIAQHTEMGAGMYVAMKDLEIRGAGNLLGGEQSGHIAGVGFDLYIRMVGEAVADYRAAVEGGVEEEPPLEVKIELPVDAHVPHDYAPGERLRLQAYRSIASANSEADILAVREELTDRYGKLPEPVENLLLVAGLRMLARACGVGDITLQGPNIRFGPVELRESQELRLKRLYPGTVLKPATSQVLVPRPKTARVGGKPLVGRELLAWTGEFLTTILGS, encoded by the coding sequence ATGAGCCTGCACGGACTGCTCGACGCCGTCACCCGGGACCCGGCCCTCGCCGAGGCGGTCACCGCGGCCGGGGACGGCAACCGCATGCACGTGGACCTCGTCGGCCCGCCCGCCGCGCGGCCCTTCGCGATCGCCGCGCTGGCCGCCCGTACCGGGCGCACCGTCCTCGCGGTCACCGCCACCGGACGGGAGGCCGAGGACCTGGCCGCCGCGCTGCGCTCCCTGCTGCCCCCCGACGAGGTGGTGGACTACCCGTCCTGGGAGACGCTGCCGCACGAGCGGCTCAGCCCGCGCAGCGACACCGTCGGCCGGCGGATCGCGGTGCTGCGCCGGCTCGCGCACCCGAGCGCGGACGACCCGGCGGCGGGGCCGGTGTCGGTGGTGGTCGCGCCGATCCGTTCGGTGCTCCAGCCGCAGGTCAAGGGGCTCGGGGACCTGGTGCCGGTGAGCCTGCGGCAGCGGCAGAGCGTCGACCTCGGCGAGGTGACCGAGGCGCTGGCGGCGGCCGCGTACGCGCGCGTCGAGCTGGTCGAGAAGCGCGGCGAGTTCGCCGTGCGCGGCGGCATCCTCGACGTGTTCCCGCCGACCGAGGAGCACCCGCTGCGGGTGGAGTTCTGGGGCGACGAGGTCGAGGAGATCCGTTACTTCAAGGTCGCCGACCAGCGCTCTCTGGAGATCGCCGAGCACGGGCTGTGGGCGCCGCCCTGCCGTGAGCTGCTGCTGACCGACGAGGTCCGGCGGCGGGCCGCGGCCCTCGCCGAGGCCCATCCCGAGCTCGGCGAGCTGCTGCACAAGATCGCCGAGGGGATCGCGGTCGAGGGCATGGAGTCCCTGGCCCCCGTCCTCGTCGACGACATGGAACTGCTGATCGACGTCCTGCCCGCCGGGGCGATGGCCGTGGTCTGCGACCCCGAACGCGTCCGCACCCGGGCCGCCGACCTCGTCGCGACCTCGCAGGAGTTCCTGATGGCCTCCTGGGCGGCCACCGCCGGCGGCGGTGAGGCCCCCATCGACGTCGGCGCGGCCTCCCTGCGCGGGATCGCGGACGTACGGGAGCACGCGCGCGAGCTCGGCATGATGTGGTGGTCGGTCTCCCCGTTCGCCGCCGACGAGGTCGTGGGCGGAGACACTCTCAAGCTGGGCATGCACGCCCCCGAGGCCTACCGGGGCGACACCGCCCGCGCGCTCGCCGACACCAAGGGCTGGATCGCCGACGGCTGGCACACCGTCTACCTCACCGAGGGCCACGGCCCGGCCGCCCGTACCGTCGAGGTCCTCGGCGGCGAGGGCATCGCCGCCCGCCTGGAGGCCGACCTCCACACGCTGGAACCCTCGATCGTGCACGTCGCCTGCGGCTCGCTCGACAACGGCTTCGTGGACCCGGCCCTGCGCCTGGCCGTCCTCACCGAGACCGACCTGACCGGACAGCGCACCGCGACGAAGGACCTCGGCCGGATGCCGACCCGACGCCGCAAGTCCATCGACCCCCTCACCCTGGAGGTCGGCGACTACATCGTCCACGAGCAGCACGGCGTCGGCCGCTACATCGAGATGGTGCAGCGCACCGTGCAGGGCGCCACCCGCGAGTACCTCCTCGTCGAGTACGCCCCCGCCAAGCGCGGCCAGCCCGGCGACCGCCTCTACATCCCCACCGATCAGCTGGAGCAGGTCACCAAGTACGTCGGCGGCGAGGCCCCGACCCTGCACCGGCTCGGCGGCGCCGACTGGACGAAGACCAAGGCGCGGGCGAAGAAGGCCGTCAAGGAGATCGCCGCCGACCTCATCAAGCTCTACAGCGCGCGCATGGCCGCCCCCGGCCACACCTTCGGCCCCGACACGCCCTGGCAGCGCGAGCTGGAGGACGCCTTCCCGTACGCGGAGACCCCCGACCAGCTCACCACCATCGCCGAGGTCAAGGAGGACATGGAGAAGTCCGTCCCCATGGACCGGCTGATCTGCGGCGACGTCGGCTACGGCAAGACCGAGATCGCGGTCCGGGCGGCGTTCAAGGCCGTGCAGGACGGCAAGCAGGTCGCCGTCCTCGTCCCGACGACGCTGCTCGTGCAGCAGCACTTCGGGACCTTCTCCGAGCGCTACAGCCAGTTCCCGGTCAACGTGAAGGCGCTGTCGCGCTTCCAGAGCGACACCGAGTCCAAGGCCACCCTGGAGGGGTTGAAGGAGGGCTCGGTCGACGTGGTCATCGGCACGCACCGGCTCTTCTCGCAGGAGACGAAGTTCAAGGACCTGGGCCTGGTCATCGTCGACGAGGAACAGCGGTTCGGCGTCGAACACAAGGAGCAGCTGAAGAAGCTGCGCGCCAACGTGGACGTCCTGACCATGTCCGCGACGCCGATCCCGCGCACCCTGGAGATGGCGGTCACCGGCATCCGCGAGATGTCGACCATCACCACCCCGCCGGAGGAGCGCCACCCGGTGCTCACCTTCGTCGGCCCCTACGAGGAGAAGCAGATCGGCGCCGCGATCCGCCGCGAACTGCTGCGCGAGGGGCAGTGCTTCTACATCCACAACCGGGTCGAGTCCATCGACCGGGCCGCCGCCAAGCTGCGCGAGATCGTGCCCGAGGCGCGGATCGCGACCGCGCACGGGCAGATGTCCGAACAGGCCCTGGAACAGGTCGTCGTGGACTTCTGGGAGAAGAAGTTCGACGTGCTCGTCTCCACGACGATCGTCGAGTCCGGCATCGACATCTCCAACGCCAACACCCTCATCGTGGAGCGCGGCGACAACTTCGGCCTCTCCCAGCTCCACCAGCTGCGCGGCCGTGTCGGGCGAGGCCGCGAGCGCGGGTACGCGTACTTCCTGTACCCGCCGGAGAAGCCGCTGACCGAGACCGCGCACGAGCGGCTCGCCACGATCGCCCAGCACACCGAGATGGGCGCCGGCATGTACGTGGCCATGAAGGACCTGGAGATCCGCGGCGCGGGCAACCTGCTCGGCGGCGAGCAGTCCGGCCACATCGCGGGCGTCGGCTTCGACCTGTACATCCGGATGGTCGGCGAGGCGGTGGCCGACTACCGGGCCGCCGTCGAGGGAGGAGTGGAGGAGGAGCCGCCGCTGGAGGTGAAGATCGAGCTGCCGGTCGACGCGCACGTCCCCCACGACTACGCGCCCGGCGAGCGGCTGCGCCTCCAGGCGTACCGCTCCATCGCCTCCGCGAACTCCGAGGCCGACATCCTGGCCGTACGGGAGGAACTCACCGACCGCTACGGAAAGCTGCCGGAGCCCGTGGAGAACCTGCTGCTGGTGGCGGGCCTGCGGATGCTCGCGCGGGCCTGCGGGGTCGGCGACATCACCCTCCAGGGGCCGAACATCCGCTTCGGCCCGGTGGAGTTGCGCGAGTCGCAGGAGCTGCGCCTGAAGCGGCTCTACCCGGGAACGGTCCTCAAGCCGGCCACCTCGCAGGTGCTGGTGCCGCGCCCGAAGACCGCCCGCGTCGGCGGCAAGCCCCTGGTCGGCCGCGAACTCCTCGCCTGGACCGGCGAGTTCCTGACGACGATCCTGGGCTCGTAG
- a CDS encoding N-6 DNA methylase, protein MQEDSAATAAAGNTVEVTAERTAEVTAAGIARLAGVGRAAVSNWRRRHPDFPKPVGGTETSPSFALSDVENWLRAQGKLAEVPLRERVWQQVASHPGGAVAALVDVGAALLLVRDRPARWLELTAGSDERMAALLPDATAEVLDHRLGPAHPPALGRRPGGAPVPLLRAAAELAAGYRDDGARKAFEFLLGRHLDANPRQYTLTPDGCAALMAALAGPGVRTALDPACGTGGLLRALDGADALHAEDVSPELAALAALRLALHGSARVRAAAADSLRADTFAGLAVDAVLCHPPFNERAWGHEELAYDPRWEYGLPARTESELAWVQHALAHLREGGTAVLLMPPAVAARRSGRRIRADLLRRGALRAVVSLPAGAAPPYGIPLQLWVLRRPAGPAPAGLLLVDTAGLVPEGQGQGQPRGAWPAVHDAVLAAWTAYDRTGATDEVPGVSRVVPVVELLDDEVDLTPARHLPPPGAGGGLAELTAVRERLDETLSRAARLTPPTAAPADGSAARTPQTTIGELARAGALLLRAGTATATASGADGGELPLLTEHDVHSGGPPSATTTPAGPTAGAEEPIVVEPGDVVVPVVGAVGIARVVTADPASGAGAVLGRNLQLLRPDPAALDPWFLAGFLRGTANTRRASSHASTATRLDVRRLRLPRLAPAEQRRYGARFRALAEFEDVLRQAGRLGEQLVQGLYDGLSDGSVTPD, encoded by the coding sequence ATGCAGGAGGACAGCGCGGCCACCGCCGCCGCAGGGAACACCGTCGAAGTCACCGCCGAGCGCACCGCCGAGGTCACCGCCGCCGGCATCGCCCGCCTGGCCGGCGTCGGACGCGCCGCCGTCAGCAACTGGCGGCGCAGACACCCCGACTTCCCCAAGCCCGTCGGCGGCACCGAGACCAGCCCCTCCTTCGCCCTGTCCGACGTCGAGAACTGGCTGCGCGCCCAGGGCAAGCTCGCCGAGGTCCCCCTGCGCGAACGCGTCTGGCAGCAGGTCGCCTCCCACCCCGGCGGAGCCGTCGCCGCGCTCGTCGACGTCGGCGCCGCACTGCTCCTCGTACGCGACCGGCCCGCCCGGTGGTTGGAGCTCACCGCCGGCTCCGACGAACGGATGGCCGCGCTGCTGCCCGACGCCACCGCCGAGGTGCTCGACCACCGCCTCGGCCCCGCCCACCCCCCGGCCCTCGGCCGCCGGCCCGGCGGCGCACCCGTCCCGCTCCTGCGCGCCGCCGCCGAACTCGCGGCCGGATACCGCGACGACGGCGCCCGCAAGGCCTTCGAGTTCCTCCTCGGCCGCCACCTCGACGCCAATCCCCGGCAGTACACCCTCACCCCCGACGGCTGCGCCGCCCTGATGGCGGCCCTCGCCGGACCCGGCGTACGCACCGCCCTCGACCCCGCCTGCGGCACCGGCGGCCTGCTCCGCGCCCTGGACGGGGCCGACGCCCTCCACGCCGAGGACGTGTCGCCCGAACTGGCCGCGCTCGCCGCCCTGCGCCTGGCCCTGCACGGATCCGCCCGGGTCCGCGCCGCCGCCGCCGACAGCCTGCGCGCCGACACCTTCGCGGGCCTCGCCGTCGACGCCGTCCTGTGCCACCCCCCGTTCAACGAACGCGCCTGGGGCCACGAGGAACTGGCCTACGACCCCCGCTGGGAGTACGGCCTGCCCGCCCGCACCGAATCCGAACTCGCCTGGGTCCAACACGCCCTGGCCCACCTGCGCGAGGGCGGCACCGCCGTGCTGCTCATGCCGCCCGCCGTCGCCGCCCGCCGCTCCGGCCGCCGCATCCGCGCCGACCTGCTGCGCCGGGGCGCCCTGCGGGCCGTCGTCTCGCTCCCCGCCGGCGCGGCGCCGCCGTACGGGATCCCGCTCCAGCTGTGGGTGCTGCGCCGGCCCGCCGGCCCCGCGCCCGCAGGGTTGCTGCTCGTGGACACCGCCGGCCTGGTGCCCGAGGGGCAGGGGCAGGGGCAGCCCCGGGGCGCGTGGCCCGCCGTGCACGACGCGGTACTGGCCGCCTGGACCGCGTACGACCGCACCGGCGCGACCGACGAGGTGCCCGGCGTGAGCCGGGTCGTGCCCGTCGTGGAGCTGCTGGACGACGAGGTCGACCTCACCCCCGCCCGCCACCTGCCGCCGCCCGGCGCCGGCGGCGGCCTCGCCGAACTGACCGCCGTACGCGAACGGCTCGACGAGACCCTCTCCCGCGCGGCCCGTCTCACCCCGCCCACCGCCGCCCCCGCCGACGGGTCCGCCGCCCGCACGCCGCAGACCACCATCGGCGAACTCGCCCGCGCCGGCGCCCTGCTGCTGCGCGCCGGCACCGCCACCGCCACCGCGTCCGGCGCGGACGGCGGCGAACTGCCCCTGCTCACCGAACACGACGTCCACTCCGGCGGCCCGCCCTCCGCCACGACCACCCCGGCCGGCCCGACGGCCGGCGCCGAGGAGCCGATCGTGGTCGAACCCGGCGACGTCGTCGTCCCCGTCGTCGGCGCCGTCGGCATCGCCCGCGTCGTCACCGCCGATCCGGCGAGCGGCGCCGGCGCCGTCCTCGGCCGCAACCTCCAACTCCTGCGCCCCGACCCGGCCGCGCTCGACCCCTGGTTCCTCGCCGGCTTCCTGCGCGGCACCGCCAACACCCGCCGCGCCAGCAGCCACGCCTCCACCGCCACCCGGCTCGACGTACGGCGCCTGCGGCTGCCCCGCCTCGCGCCGGCCGAACAGCGCCGCTACGGGGCCCGCTTCCGCGCGCTCGCCGAGTTCGAGGACGTACTGCGGCAGGCGGGACGGCTCGGGGAACAGCTCGTCCAAGGCCTGTACGACGGGCTCTCCGACGGCTCCGTCACTCCCGACTGA